The proteins below are encoded in one region of Neoasaia chiangmaiensis:
- a CDS encoding DUF2501 domain-containing protein, whose translation MARLMPLAAAMIAIATIAVAPGTGTAQAQSFPGIGGSSGNNPLSNMTGGAASMLGGSLPNLSSASSGNVAGVLGYCAQNNLLQGANATTASSTLSNLTQKPGITSSSAYATGQQGLIQTGNGNTFSLADLKGQLKTKVCNMVLNKAQSFL comes from the coding sequence ATGGCTCGCCTGATGCCTCTCGCCGCCGCCATGATCGCCATTGCCACGATCGCCGTCGCCCCGGGCACCGGCACTGCACAAGCGCAAAGCTTCCCGGGAATCGGTGGCTCCAGCGGAAACAACCCCTTGTCGAACATGACGGGTGGCGCTGCGAGCATGCTGGGCGGCAGCCTGCCCAATCTCTCCTCGGCAAGCTCGGGCAACGTGGCCGGCGTGCTCGGCTATTGCGCGCAGAACAATCTGTTGCAGGGCGCCAATGCGACGACCGCCAGCTCCACGCTGTCGAACCTGACGCAAAAGCCGGGTATCACGTCCTCATCGGCCTATGCCACGGGACAGCAGGGCCTGATCCAGACCGGCAACGGCAACACATTCTCGCTGGCCGACCTGAAGGGCCAACTCAAGACCAAGGTTTGCAACATGGTGCTGAACAAGGCGCAATCGTTCCTCTGA
- a CDS encoding M3 family oligoendopeptidase, producing MTNAIPSFNDLSFDRPSRESLAADYAAVATYLDADDWDGALAAFDDARRRFESWASLVHLQFSRHTTDERAKTDRDYADALAPVATGHEVTIKRRLLENRARLESSVGSYVAALWEADITTFDPRIAADLEKEAKLSGDYTALLASAKIEFDGKTLNLAGLVPYQQSLDRETRHLAEQARWAFFAQHGPALDALFSELVTLRTNMAKTLGFDSYTALGYRRMRRTDYGPNEVAAFRDRIATHVTPLVNALLERRALEAGWDGIKAWDEALIDPQGNPHPAGDHDLLLARAQAMFDAFDPDGDMGPFFAGMVRDGYLDLKNREGKAGGGFCTSFPTVGMPFIFANFNGTHNDIGVFTHEMGHAYQNWKSRGLKPIDVLWPTMDGAEIHSMGLEFLTWPQIDGLVEEGAGERYRRMHLIDSLSFLPYGACVDHFQHEIYAKPDMTPEERHQTWQRLEKRYLPWRDWGDLDYPAQGGRWQAQMHIYRAPFYYIDYTLALCCAMQLWLGSRVDPQGTLEIYKALCAAGGSRPFTALVAEAGLVSPFETDALAEVVHEAEQVLLG from the coding sequence ATGACGAACGCTATTCCATCCTTCAACGATCTCTCATTCGACCGCCCCAGCCGGGAGTCGCTTGCCGCCGATTACGCCGCTGTCGCGACATATCTCGATGCCGACGACTGGGATGGGGCGCTGGCGGCGTTCGACGATGCGCGCCGGCGTTTCGAATCCTGGGCGTCGCTCGTCCATCTTCAGTTCTCCCGCCACACTACCGATGAGCGGGCCAAGACGGATCGGGATTATGCCGATGCCCTGGCACCGGTCGCCACCGGGCATGAGGTCACGATCAAGCGCCGGTTGCTGGAAAACAGGGCGCGTCTGGAATCCTCTGTAGGGTCTTATGTGGCGGCGTTATGGGAAGCGGATATCACCACCTTCGACCCGCGTATTGCCGCCGATCTTGAAAAGGAAGCGAAGCTGAGCGGCGATTATACCGCGCTGCTGGCATCGGCGAAAATCGAGTTCGACGGCAAAACGCTTAATCTGGCGGGGCTGGTGCCCTATCAGCAATCGCTCGACCGGGAGACGCGACATCTGGCCGAACAGGCGCGCTGGGCGTTTTTCGCGCAGCATGGTCCCGCACTCGATGCCCTGTTCAGCGAACTGGTGACGCTGCGGACGAATATGGCGAAGACGCTGGGTTTCGACAGTTATACAGCGCTTGGTTACCGCCGCATGCGGCGAACGGATTACGGGCCGAACGAGGTCGCCGCGTTCCGCGATCGTATCGCCACCCATGTGACGCCGCTGGTGAACGCGCTGCTGGAAAGGCGTGCGTTGGAGGCCGGTTGGGATGGCATCAAGGCATGGGACGAAGCGCTGATCGATCCGCAAGGCAACCCGCATCCGGCAGGCGATCACGATCTGCTGCTTGCCCGGGCGCAGGCGATGTTCGACGCCTTCGATCCTGATGGCGACATGGGGCCGTTCTTCGCCGGAATGGTGCGTGACGGATATCTCGATCTGAAGAACCGCGAGGGAAAGGCTGGCGGCGGCTTCTGCACGTCGTTTCCGACGGTCGGCATGCCGTTCATTTTCGCGAATTTCAATGGCACGCATAACGATATCGGCGTGTTCACGCATGAAATGGGTCATGCGTATCAGAACTGGAAAAGCCGGGGCCTCAAGCCGATCGACGTGCTATGGCCAACCATGGATGGCGCGGAAATCCATTCGATGGGGCTGGAATTCCTGACCTGGCCGCAGATCGACGGCCTAGTCGAGGAGGGTGCGGGCGAGCGTTACCGTCGCATGCATCTGATCGATAGCCTGTCCTTCCTGCCTTACGGTGCCTGTGTCGATCACTTCCAGCATGAAATCTATGCGAAACCGGACATGACGCCGGAGGAGCGGCATCAGACGTGGCAGCGTCTGGAAAAGCGCTATCTACCATGGCGGGACTGGGGCGATCTGGACTATCCGGCGCAAGGCGGCCGATGGCAGGCGCAGATGCATATCTATCGTGCGCCGTTCTATTACATCGACTACACCCTCGCGCTGTGTTGCGCGATGCAGCTCTGGCTGGGTAGCCGGGTGGACCCGCAGGGTACGCTGGAAATTTATAAGGCGCTTTGTGCGGCGGGAGGCAGCAGGCCTTTCACGGCCCTGGTTGCCGAAGCCGGGCTGGTATCGCCGTTCGAAACGGATGCACTGGCCGAGGTCGTGCATGAAGCCGAGCAGGTTCTGCTCGGCTAA
- the purD gene encoding phosphoribosylamine--glycine ligase, which produces MRVLLVGSGGREHALAACLARSPQLDALFIAPGNPGMASLGTLLPIRADDVPGLVEAARNMRIDLVVPGPEAPLVAGLADACAEAGIACAGPTRAAAALEGSKTFTKEVADAARIPTARWERFDAPAAAIEFIRRRGAPIVVKADGLAAGKGVVVAQTVDEAVAAVEDIMTDRAFGAAGASVVIEECLVGEEVSLFAFCADERAVLIGAARDHKRIGEGDTGPNTGGMGAIAPPPGFDRAQQERALDLTVRPMLDEMVRRGTPFRGIIFAGLMLTADGPRLIEYNVRFGDPEAQALLIRLQSDLLPVLDALAHGRLDDAEIVFSDDASISVVLAARGYPGKPVAGGRIGGIDRAEAVPGVRVFQAGTAENDGHLVAAGGRVLTVCAHAPTAEEARELAYQGVAAIEWDDAIWRRDIGLTA; this is translated from the coding sequence ATGCGGGTTCTGCTGGTCGGATCGGGCGGACGCGAACATGCACTTGCGGCATGTCTGGCGCGGTCGCCGCAACTCGATGCCCTGTTCATCGCCCCCGGCAATCCCGGCATGGCCTCGCTCGGCACCCTGCTGCCGATCCGGGCCGATGATGTCCCGGGACTGGTGGAAGCTGCCAGGAACATGCGAATCGATCTCGTCGTGCCGGGGCCGGAAGCGCCGCTCGTCGCCGGGCTGGCCGATGCCTGCGCCGAAGCCGGCATTGCCTGCGCCGGGCCGACCCGCGCCGCTGCGGCGCTCGAAGGCAGCAAGACCTTCACCAAGGAGGTCGCGGATGCCGCACGCATTCCGACGGCACGATGGGAACGGTTCGACGCCCCGGCAGCCGCGATTGAATTCATTCGCCGCCGTGGTGCGCCGATCGTCGTCAAGGCTGACGGACTTGCCGCCGGCAAGGGCGTGGTCGTCGCCCAGACAGTCGACGAAGCGGTCGCGGCGGTCGAGGACATCATGACCGACCGGGCTTTCGGCGCGGCAGGGGCATCGGTGGTGATCGAGGAATGCCTCGTCGGAGAGGAAGTCTCGCTCTTCGCATTCTGTGCCGACGAACGCGCGGTGCTGATCGGCGCGGCACGCGATCACAAGCGGATCGGTGAAGGCGACACCGGCCCCAACACGGGCGGGATGGGCGCCATCGCGCCGCCACCCGGCTTTGACCGGGCGCAACAGGAGCGGGCGCTCGACCTCACGGTGCGACCGATGCTGGATGAAATGGTCCGGCGCGGCACGCCGTTCCGGGGCATCATCTTCGCGGGCCTCATGCTGACCGCCGATGGGCCCAGGCTGATCGAATACAACGTGCGTTTCGGCGATCCGGAAGCACAGGCGCTCCTGATCCGCCTGCAATCCGATTTGCTCCCCGTGCTTGATGCGCTGGCGCATGGCCGTCTCGACGATGCGGAAATCGTGTTCTCCGACGATGCCTCGATCTCCGTCGTACTGGCCGCGAGAGGCTATCCCGGCAAGCCCGTCGCCGGTGGCCGGATCGGCGGAATCGACCGCGCGGAAGCCGTGCCCGGCGTACGCGTCTTCCAGGCCGGCACGGCAGAGAATGACGGCCATCTCGTGGCGGCGGGCGGTCGTGTCCTGACGGTCTGCGCCCATGCCCCGACAGCTGAAGAAGCCCGCGAACTGGCCTATCAGGGTGTCGCGGCCATCGAATGGGACGATGCGATCTGGCGCCGGGATATCGGTCTGACCGCCTGA